Proteins encoded in a region of the Magallana gigas chromosome 8, xbMagGiga1.1, whole genome shotgun sequence genome:
- the LOC105322633 gene encoding uncharacterized protein isoform X1: MASGSLTAPNKTRDELDHTRFINSTKALRGLPPSYVPGSHLDPLADSQLPNNGTLMWNKNVEESNVSQFTYNSVNTPNENGDGAEKPVSKAKFRYIKFARFVIASVFIAVTVVVIAAVTIMYQKAPGPDPKAEDYSKEFQCFLSSDNTTTTHWKLRFNTAIVILCNYSENIEQIISNSSLLLEFNPNIYRLQAQHFPEINQTLQSETISAGRWIIRSSPIIEIRGGPVNCGDEGQLVITLQTPIRSYKHQVDVQIESELSSVRMEVGQSAVDKQFEIRCSSTSGCTPASINLIGTLRNTTFPLYGMNFTCITTYNGDDGWSVGCTGSIPESVVSSIDEITCRPVLQNQTEAGEAEVKISKEVLVCNDSLNCSFDCSGDNQDKYYSNPKFCNIFHRCVDKRLYTAPCGKGAYFSTQTCVCSNIDDVIKEIGCDKDGMRLNVENVKTLCMYSTGS, encoded by the exons ATGGCAAGTGGATCACTTACAGCCCCAAATAAAACCAGAGATGAACTGGATCATACG cGTTTTATTAATTCAACAAAAGCACTCAGAGGTTTGCCTCCGTCTTACGTTCCGGGATCACATTTGGATCCTTTAGCG GATTCCCAACTACCAAACAACGGCACACTCATGTGGAACAAGAATGTTGAGGAATCAAATGTTTCACAGTTCACTTACAACTCTGTG AACACACCCAATGAAAATGGCGACGGTGCTGAAAAACCTGTAAGCAAAGCAAAATTCCGTTACATTAAA TTTGCTAGATTTGTGATAGCATCAGTGTTCATAGCAGTGACTGTTGTGGTGATAGCTGCAGTGACTATTATGTATCAGAAAGCCCCAGGTCCAGATCCAAAAGCAG AGGATTATTCAAAAGAGTTCC AATGTTTTCTGAGCTCAGATAACACCACCACGACACACTGGAAATTGAGATTTAATACAGCGATAGTAATATTATGTAATTATTCAGAGAACATTGAACAAATCATCTCCAACTCATCACTTCTCCTGGAATTTAATCCAAATATCTACCGCCTCCAAGCACAACATTTTCCCGAGATTAATCAAACGCTACAGTCCGAAACAATTTCGGCTGGACGGTGGATTATCCGTTCTTCACCTATCATAGAAATTCGTGGGGGCCCAGTAAATTGTGGTGATGAAGGACAGCTTGTAATAACATTACAGACGCCAATAAGAAGTTATAAACACCAGGTAGACGTTCAAATCGAAA GTGAACTTTCTTCAGTCCGAATGGAAGTTGGTCAGTCAGCGGTGGACAAACAATTTGAGATCAGGTGCTCGTCAACAAGTGGATGTACACCTGCATCAATTAATTTGATTGGAACTCTGAGAAATACAACTTTTCCTCTATATGGAATGAATTTTACTTGTATCACAACATATAACGGCGATGATGGTTGGTCCGTAGGTTGTACCGGAAGTATTCCCGAAAGTGTTGTCAGTTCCATTGACGAGATTACGTGCCGCCCTGTTCTTCAAAACCAGACAGAGGCTGGTGAAGCGgaagttaaaatttcaaaagaagTTTTAGTTTGTAACGACAGTTTAA attgtAGTTTTGACTGTTCTGGAGATAATCAAGACAAGTATTATTCGAATCCAAAGTTTTGCAACATTTTCCACCGATGTGTGGACAAGAGACTCTACACAGCTCCATGTGGTAAAGGAGCATACTTCTCTACTCAAACCTGCGTCTGCAGcaatattgatgacgtcataaaggaAATTGGCTGCGATAAGGATGGGATGCGACTCAACGTAGAAAACGTAAAAACGCTATGCATGTATTCTACTGGAAGTTAG
- the LOC105322633 gene encoding uncharacterized protein isoform X2 has protein sequence MASGSLTAPNKTRDELDHTRFINSTKALRGLPPSYVPGSHLDPLADSQLPNNGTLMWNKNVEESNVSQFTYNSVFARFVIASVFIAVTVVVIAAVTIMYQKAPGPDPKAEDYSKEFQCFLSSDNTTTTHWKLRFNTAIVILCNYSENIEQIISNSSLLLEFNPNIYRLQAQHFPEINQTLQSETISAGRWIIRSSPIIEIRGGPVNCGDEGQLVITLQTPIRSYKHQVDVQIESELSSVRMEVGQSAVDKQFEIRCSSTSGCTPASINLIGTLRNTTFPLYGMNFTCITTYNGDDGWSVGCTGSIPESVVSSIDEITCRPVLQNQTEAGEAEVKISKEVLVCNDSLNCSFDCSGDNQDKYYSNPKFCNIFHRCVDKRLYTAPCGKGAYFSTQTCVCSNIDDVIKEIGCDKDGMRLNVENVKTLCMYSTGS, from the exons ATGGCAAGTGGATCACTTACAGCCCCAAATAAAACCAGAGATGAACTGGATCATACG cGTTTTATTAATTCAACAAAAGCACTCAGAGGTTTGCCTCCGTCTTACGTTCCGGGATCACATTTGGATCCTTTAGCG GATTCCCAACTACCAAACAACGGCACACTCATGTGGAACAAGAATGTTGAGGAATCAAATGTTTCACAGTTCACTTACAACTCTGTG TTTGCTAGATTTGTGATAGCATCAGTGTTCATAGCAGTGACTGTTGTGGTGATAGCTGCAGTGACTATTATGTATCAGAAAGCCCCAGGTCCAGATCCAAAAGCAG AGGATTATTCAAAAGAGTTCC AATGTTTTCTGAGCTCAGATAACACCACCACGACACACTGGAAATTGAGATTTAATACAGCGATAGTAATATTATGTAATTATTCAGAGAACATTGAACAAATCATCTCCAACTCATCACTTCTCCTGGAATTTAATCCAAATATCTACCGCCTCCAAGCACAACATTTTCCCGAGATTAATCAAACGCTACAGTCCGAAACAATTTCGGCTGGACGGTGGATTATCCGTTCTTCACCTATCATAGAAATTCGTGGGGGCCCAGTAAATTGTGGTGATGAAGGACAGCTTGTAATAACATTACAGACGCCAATAAGAAGTTATAAACACCAGGTAGACGTTCAAATCGAAA GTGAACTTTCTTCAGTCCGAATGGAAGTTGGTCAGTCAGCGGTGGACAAACAATTTGAGATCAGGTGCTCGTCAACAAGTGGATGTACACCTGCATCAATTAATTTGATTGGAACTCTGAGAAATACAACTTTTCCTCTATATGGAATGAATTTTACTTGTATCACAACATATAACGGCGATGATGGTTGGTCCGTAGGTTGTACCGGAAGTATTCCCGAAAGTGTTGTCAGTTCCATTGACGAGATTACGTGCCGCCCTGTTCTTCAAAACCAGACAGAGGCTGGTGAAGCGgaagttaaaatttcaaaagaagTTTTAGTTTGTAACGACAGTTTAA attgtAGTTTTGACTGTTCTGGAGATAATCAAGACAAGTATTATTCGAATCCAAAGTTTTGCAACATTTTCCACCGATGTGTGGACAAGAGACTCTACACAGCTCCATGTGGTAAAGGAGCATACTTCTCTACTCAAACCTGCGTCTGCAGcaatattgatgacgtcataaaggaAATTGGCTGCGATAAGGATGGGATGCGACTCAACGTAGAAAACGTAAAAACGCTATGCATGTATTCTACTGGAAGTTAG
- the LOC105322633 gene encoding uncharacterized protein isoform X3, whose amino-acid sequence MASGSLTAPNKTRDELDHTRFINSTKALRGLPPSYVPGSHLDPLADSQLPNNGTLMWNKNVEESNVSQFTYNSVNTPNENGDGAEKPVSKAKFRYIKFARFVIASVFIAVTVVVIAAVTIMYQKAPGPDPKAEDYSKEFQNIEQIISNSSLLLEFNPNIYRLQAQHFPEINQTLQSETISAGRWIIRSSPIIEIRGGPVNCGDEGQLVITLQTPIRSYKHQVDVQIESELSSVRMEVGQSAVDKQFEIRCSSTSGCTPASINLIGTLRNTTFPLYGMNFTCITTYNGDDGWSVGCTGSIPESVVSSIDEITCRPVLQNQTEAGEAEVKISKEVLVCNDSLNCSFDCSGDNQDKYYSNPKFCNIFHRCVDKRLYTAPCGKGAYFSTQTCVCSNIDDVIKEIGCDKDGMRLNVENVKTLCMYSTGS is encoded by the exons ATGGCAAGTGGATCACTTACAGCCCCAAATAAAACCAGAGATGAACTGGATCATACG cGTTTTATTAATTCAACAAAAGCACTCAGAGGTTTGCCTCCGTCTTACGTTCCGGGATCACATTTGGATCCTTTAGCG GATTCCCAACTACCAAACAACGGCACACTCATGTGGAACAAGAATGTTGAGGAATCAAATGTTTCACAGTTCACTTACAACTCTGTG AACACACCCAATGAAAATGGCGACGGTGCTGAAAAACCTGTAAGCAAAGCAAAATTCCGTTACATTAAA TTTGCTAGATTTGTGATAGCATCAGTGTTCATAGCAGTGACTGTTGTGGTGATAGCTGCAGTGACTATTATGTATCAGAAAGCCCCAGGTCCAGATCCAAAAGCAG AGGATTATTCAAAAGAGTTCC AGAACATTGAACAAATCATCTCCAACTCATCACTTCTCCTGGAATTTAATCCAAATATCTACCGCCTCCAAGCACAACATTTTCCCGAGATTAATCAAACGCTACAGTCCGAAACAATTTCGGCTGGACGGTGGATTATCCGTTCTTCACCTATCATAGAAATTCGTGGGGGCCCAGTAAATTGTGGTGATGAAGGACAGCTTGTAATAACATTACAGACGCCAATAAGAAGTTATAAACACCAGGTAGACGTTCAAATCGAAA GTGAACTTTCTTCAGTCCGAATGGAAGTTGGTCAGTCAGCGGTGGACAAACAATTTGAGATCAGGTGCTCGTCAACAAGTGGATGTACACCTGCATCAATTAATTTGATTGGAACTCTGAGAAATACAACTTTTCCTCTATATGGAATGAATTTTACTTGTATCACAACATATAACGGCGATGATGGTTGGTCCGTAGGTTGTACCGGAAGTATTCCCGAAAGTGTTGTCAGTTCCATTGACGAGATTACGTGCCGCCCTGTTCTTCAAAACCAGACAGAGGCTGGTGAAGCGgaagttaaaatttcaaaagaagTTTTAGTTTGTAACGACAGTTTAA attgtAGTTTTGACTGTTCTGGAGATAATCAAGACAAGTATTATTCGAATCCAAAGTTTTGCAACATTTTCCACCGATGTGTGGACAAGAGACTCTACACAGCTCCATGTGGTAAAGGAGCATACTTCTCTACTCAAACCTGCGTCTGCAGcaatattgatgacgtcataaaggaAATTGGCTGCGATAAGGATGGGATGCGACTCAACGTAGAAAACGTAAAAACGCTATGCATGTATTCTACTGGAAGTTAG